One genomic segment of Gemmatimonadota bacterium includes these proteins:
- a CDS encoding deoxyguanosinetriphosphate triphosphohydrolase encodes MIVDRTRLEDMEERTLAPYAVKSSASRGRRHPEEEAPWRTPFQRDRDRIVHSKSFRRLEYKTQVFVYHEGDHYRTRLTHTMETAGVSETIARNLGANQDLAAAIALAHDLGHPPFGHCGEDALDVLMKHCGGFQHNRQSLRIIDLLEWRYPSFQGLNLTWETREGIAKHNAPHGFDEEDFQPGKFASVEAQIANVADEIAYNSHDLDDGVSAGILSLDQLTGLEIWDGAIREEVEKVRDLDPTRKRYRIIRALINQMIMDVVRTTHENLERHGVKSPDEVRTLDVPVVDYSPSMAGKNRQLRAFLMENFYRHYRLIRMSRKATRFIESLFKEYTADPRQLPPAGVPHGEDEPLERRVCDYIAGMTDRYALREYERLFDPYERV; translated from the coding sequence ATGATCGTCGACAGAACCCGGCTGGAAGATATGGAGGAACGCACGCTCGCTCCCTATGCCGTGAAGAGCAGCGCGAGCCGGGGCCGCAGGCATCCCGAGGAGGAGGCGCCGTGGCGGACGCCCTTCCAGCGGGACCGCGACCGGATTGTGCATTCCAAGTCCTTCCGCCGGCTCGAATACAAGACCCAGGTCTTCGTGTACCACGAGGGCGATCACTACCGGACGCGCCTCACGCACACCATGGAGACGGCGGGCGTTTCCGAAACGATCGCGCGGAACCTCGGCGCCAACCAGGACCTGGCGGCCGCCATTGCCCTGGCCCACGACCTGGGTCATCCCCCCTTCGGCCACTGCGGCGAGGATGCCCTCGACGTCCTGATGAAGCACTGCGGAGGGTTCCAGCACAACCGGCAGAGCCTGCGCATCATCGATCTGCTCGAATGGCGCTATCCGTCCTTCCAGGGCCTCAACCTGACCTGGGAGACGCGCGAGGGCATCGCGAAGCACAACGCCCCGCACGGCTTCGACGAGGAGGATTTCCAGCCCGGAAAGTTCGCCTCGGTGGAGGCCCAGATCGCCAACGTCGCCGACGAGATCGCCTACAACTCGCATGACCTGGACGACGGCGTGAGCGCGGGCATACTCAGCCTGGACCAGCTCACCGGCCTGGAGATCTGGGACGGGGCGATCCGCGAGGAGGTGGAGAAGGTCCGGGACCTCGACCCCACGCGCAAGCGGTACCGGATCATCCGCGCGCTGATCAACCAGATGATCATGGACGTGGTCCGGACGACCCACGAGAACCTGGAACGCCACGGCGTGAAGTCGCCGGACGAAGTGCGCACGCTCGACGTCCCCGTGGTGGACTACAGCCCGTCCATGGCCGGGAAGAACAGGCAGCTCCGCGCATTCCTGATGGAGAACTTCTACCGGCACTACCGGCTGATCCGCATGTCCCGCAAGGCGACCCGGTTCATCGAAAGCCTCTTCAAAGAATACACCGCCGACCCGCGGCAGCTTCCCCCGGCCGGCGTTCCGCACGGCGAGGACGAGCCGCTCGAGCGCCGGGTATGCGACTACATCGCGGGGATGACGGACCGTTACGCCCTGCGGGAATACGAGCGTCTCTTCGATCCCTACGAGCGCGTCTGA
- a CDS encoding MarR family transcriptional regulator, which yields MQINNLRELSDRYVSVVRNLCRLTYIARLDEWQGLDMTVPQVKTLILLEHAGPLRMGQLAGSLGSGLSTTTTIVDRLVKKQLVQRDSDPNDRRVVKCELTKNGRVATDMFWEHIKARALKASDQWDLEQFEKVVQSLELIWCTEEELRTNDDAASTAAASS from the coding sequence GTGCAGATCAACAATCTGAGAGAGCTTTCCGATCGCTATGTGTCCGTGGTGAGAAACCTGTGTCGTTTGACGTACATCGCAAGACTGGATGAGTGGCAGGGGCTGGACATGACCGTGCCCCAGGTCAAGACACTGATCCTGCTCGAGCACGCAGGTCCGCTCAGGATGGGCCAGTTGGCCGGCTCCCTGGGCAGCGGCCTTTCCACAACCACGACCATCGTGGACCGCCTGGTGAAGAAGCAGTTGGTTCAGCGGGATTCGGACCCGAACGACCGGAGAGTCGTAAAGTGTGAACTTACCAAGAACGGCCGGGTGGCGACCGATATGTTCTGGGAGCACATCAAGGCCAGGGCCCTGAAGGCTTCCGACCAGTGGGACCTGGAACAGTTCGAAAAAGTGGTCCAGTCGCTCGAACTGATCTGGTGTACGGAAGAAGAGCTTCGGACGAACGACGACGCCGCATCGACTGCCGCCGCTTCCAGTTAA